The sequence TTGTAATAAACTGACACGTCAACAAGGAAACAATGTTGGTTGTGAACATTCCTATTCATTGGGAATGTGTTGCCCTCCTATAATGTGCTAGTAATGTTTATGATAGAACAAGCTACGTAAATCAAGTTTCCAAACAGTGATGAAATGATCTCTACCTCTTTGTTGACAATGTTGCTTTGAATGCAATATTCAAATGAGCCAGAACCAGATGTTGCTGCTCTTGCAGGTAGTGGAGAAGATCCTGCTTCATCTGGATAACTCCTACAACATTCCAAATCTGCGTGGCCGAGCTGCCGCCTGCAGAACTAACCTGCCATCCAACACCTCCTTCAGAGGCTTTGGGGTGCCTCAGAGTGCCTGCATTGTAGAGAACATGATCAATGATGTGGGGCTCGTGCTAAAGTGTCCTGCAGATCAGgtcaaatacattaaaattgctCGTTCATTGTTgtaccttgacttacgagtTCCCCAATGTAGGCCTACAACTTTTTTGATTTACAAGCtgtcgctcttttttttttttttttttcttcactcttaTTCACCTGGTCTGCAGATATATAGTTGTAACAGTCTTCTCGTGTTTTATCATTAAAACCCATGTGTATCAGGATCataatagtttgggatttttcgcttttatttaaaaaaaaaaaaaaaagtggtacagATAAACTCCACATTTTAAAGCTGGATGGTTTAAATTGGTCaaaatatttggaaaatagaggaaaaaaaaaactttattaatcacttttattttgaatgctGCAAAATGGTAGGGAGGTGAGTATACGTTGAATACCTCAAAGTTGAAACATGGAGATTAGCAGTAATAAGAAAGATAatcttaattttgttttgttttttattttggaaaaaaaaatcagatagtCATGAGCTAAACAGTTGGAATGGTTGGAATCGgtcaaaaaatgtgcaaattatAGGGTAAAACTAAATCTTAATGTTGGACTTGTTTTCAAAATTGAACAATTTTGTAGTAGGGATGAACCGAACTGTTTAAAGTTCGAACGGTTtgaatcagtcaaaaaaaaaaaaaaaaaagtgaaaataaaggagaaaaaacaacaacaaaaatcttaattttattcgtgaaattttgaaaaacattGAGGAACTGAAAAACATTGCGGAAATTAGAGGAGGAAAACTTTATTATTGgctattattttgaaatttcgCAAAATTTTGTGGCAGGGATGACCTGAACAGTTTACTGATAGTCATATAATGTTGAAATAAgagggtaattaaaaaaaatctttattttgggcttttattttgaaattttagaaaattatAGAAATgagttctttttaattttttttaattttttttatcacaactTTTGGTGTGTTGAACGGATTAATGGCTTTTTCATTCCTTTCAATGGAAAATCCTAACTTTAAATGTGGGTCATTTGAGTTACAAGTATGctcataaaataaattaaatctgTAAGTCAAGGTAATTGCAGTGTATATAACTGAAAGTTCTAAATAATGAATTGTTGATAGGTTCGGGAGATCAACATGTACAAAGGGCTGTCACTCACCCCCTACAAGGTGGAATTCAGCCCAGAGAACTTGCTACGTTGCTGGGACGAATGTAAGGCCAAGTCAGACTTCTGTGGTCGCCGCGTTGCTGTGGACACGTTCAACCAGCAGAACCGCTGGAAAAAGAGGGGGCTTTCCATCATCCCCATCAAATATGGCATAGGCTTTACGGAGGGTTTCATGAATCAGGTAAGTTGTTTGTGTTGCTGTGTTGTCTTCCAAAAAAATGTGGACTATGTTCTGTGTACTGTATTTAGGCTGCTGCTCTAGTGAACATCTATCAGGATGGAACTGTTCTGGTAGCTCATGGTGGAGCAGAAATGGGTCAAGGAGTCCATACCAAAATGCAACAGGTAGGGAGTTGATGGCTCAACAGCAGAAATTTCGGATATAATCTCATATGCTTGTTTGCGGGCAGGTGGCGAGCCGGGAACTTCACATTCCAACGTCAAAAATATACATCAATGAAACCAGCACCAGCACAGTTCCCAACACGTTTCTCACTGCTGCCTCCTTTGGCACCGATTCCAATGGCATGGCTGTTAAGGTCTAGTAGCTTTTCCTATTTCTTTTATTCGTTACTTTGAAAAACTAACACACCTAGGGTCAAATTTAGCAAAGGTttgcacatgcaaaaaaaaaaaaaaaaacttatatatGAGTTAATTTTGACACTAAATACCTCATCTTTTGTATTCTGTAATGTAATATCCGCTAAGGATGTATTTCTGATAAACCTTTTTTAATGTAgaggaaattttatttttaatgcacaGCCttgcaattattttgtttttaacttttaactACAGGTCAAGTCAATTCATCTTTATGTTAAAATAAAGAAcatcctgttcatttttaatggcTGATTCACATCTCAGTTCGATTTACCACTGATTCGTGCAGAGCCCTAGAacatatattttatgtttgagggctttatatattatttttatattttattatgtcTTTCTTTAGAAAGCCTGTCAGACACTTTACCAGCGACTGCAGCCAATCCGACAGAAGAACCCGAAAGGAACTTGGGAGAGTTGGGTGGGATAAGATGTTAATGTTAATGTCATTGAGGCAGTCTGTATCACACAGATAAAAACTTCAAAGTACTTTCTTGACTTTCTCTGCAGGTCAGTGAGGCCGTTATGGAGAGGATCAGTTTGTCTGCTACCGGATTTCACAGGTGAGCCTCCAATATATCATCCATTTTTAAAGACACAcaacagtacagtacatgtacACGATGTCTACACAAAATCTTATAGCGGGATACAATATGTGAGCACTGAGCACATACATACAAAGTATCAGATAAACTGTAACATCGCTCagataaagtgaaaataattggTTTGTAGTAATTGTAATAGTTCATTGCCCTAGGGGTGGCAATATCTACTTTCAGCGCTGCTAGCTAGCCCATCATGGCACCAGCTGCTAGCAGGTTGGGACCTAGCGAGGATTCCCTAAGTAGGGTACAGGAAGTGAATacttcagggtttttttttttttttttttttttgctttagtcTACTGGAAACTGTGTTACAATGCAAGGTATGGGGTAAATTCCCACgagtttaaaacaaataaatccgTATTCAGCTCCAATATGTATGGAAAGTAGAACTTGTTGGGACTGTTTGATTGGTCCTTCTGTCCAGAAATGACACTTTTACAAGAatagtttatttctttacagtagtttgtcttttgttttataaaGTTAGGCCTGCAGTGCTATTTTTCTGCattatgtcacaaaaaaaaaagatttttgatGGCCTGAAACAAATTGAtggcattttaatgtatttcaaTGTGGAAATAAGATTCCAAGTCATTTGAATTAGTCGGGGTCACAGTCCAATACACATCAAACAACTATGTATTCGAACATATTGCCTTCTGTGTCTACAGGGGTGCGGACAGCCACATGGACTGGGACAAGATGGAGGGTCAGCCCTACCCTTACTACACGAATGGGGTCTGCTGTAGTGAGGTGGAGGTGGACTGCCTAACAGGAGACTACAGGGTCCGTTCAGCACCGAGTGTCAGTCTGTTGCTATGTAGCAGACACtctcatgttgttgttgttttttttcctcccgagTAGACTGTGAGGACAAACATTGTGGTCGATGTTGGCCAAAGTTTGAACCCATCCGTGGACATTGGCCAGGTGAGCCTGCCCGAGACTTTAGGAAACCCGGACCGGCCTGTTGTTTTTCCTTAAAGATTAGGCTTAATGCAATTTATTGCAGTATGTAAAAATGGCAATCATTTGTTGCAAATTGTCTCATACAGATTGAAGGCGCATTCATGCAAGGTTTGGGTCTGTTCACAATGGAGGAGTTAAAGTTTTCCCCTGATGGCCTCCTGTACACTCGCGGTCCATCTCAGTACAAGATCCCTGCTGTGTGCGATATGCCACTGAGCTTTAACATCCATCTCCTCTCTGACTCCTACAATCCCCATGCTATCTACTCCTCCAAGGTCAGAGGTCACGCTGGACAGGTAAATGCTTATAGGTGAACTGTCTGTGCTTTCATTCCCTTTCTGTTATCTCTTCAGGGTATCGGCGAACCCATCCTGTTTTTGGGCAGCTCAGTGTTCTTTGCAATTAAAGATGCTGTTGCAGCAGCACGCAAAGAAGTCGGCCTTACAGGTCCATTTTCATTGGACAGCCCAGCTACTGCGGAGAGGATTTGCCTTGCGTGTGCATCGCCCTTAACCCAGGGGTGAAGCTGTCTTCTTAATATACAGGGTGATTAAAACAACTACTTCAAATCATtgtatttgttgtgtttgttctttaataaatgagaatttaatctgtattttttttttgtttcagtatcaaaacaagatgaaaaaacatctgtcattattttttgtactgtTTTCAATAATgatgtctactttttttttttttttttttttttttttactttcagaaTTAAGACAATGAAACAGGATGTTTCCAAACCTAGGCCATAAAAGTTGCAAACTCTCTGATTATTAGAACATGTACTCTGCTACTTCTCTGTTAATTGTGACTAGTTAAAAGTTATATGCTGTTTTCTCACTTCAACatgatacaaataaaaatgttattttcctcTTAATTGGTGAAACTTCTTTGTTTTGAAAGAGCTTACTACATCAACATGATCGATGCTGTGTGCCAGCCTAAATCCAATAGCTTCTAGCATTCAAATATTTGTCCCCAAATGTATACAGGCCTACatgtgacatttattttttttcttcagggcTATCACTGCAATAAAATTTACATGCCTTACATACACACTATGTAACACAATTGTTAATATTACAGTAACAAGAAAATACCAAGTAACAATTATGTAAAACATTAAAGTCAAAACATGCAAAACAAATGATGGGGGGGAAAACAATAACATTCACATTACAAACAAAGATATATCTACCTTTCTGTTATTATATGAAGAGACCTGAAGTAAGTATTAATTTAAATCAAAAGTAGTTTGAATAATGGAGCTGATTTTAGAAATTTACATTACACGATGGATGGGAAACTTtctcaacaaaatattaatagtGGCCTACTGAAccacagtatatttatttatctattttagttattatttatgtatgtatgtatgtatgtatgtatgtatgtatgtatgtatttatttatttatttatttattttaatcttttGATTCGAAGACAGtgatctcccccccccccctcacaaaTAATCTGGTATTTTGGATGATACTGTACAttctaaataaacaataaaacattttgtccGGAGCGAAGTGACAGTTAAAAGCGCATGCGCAGAGGGTGGAGCCTGTGGAAGTCCTGACAGGAAGGTCTTTTTGTTTGGGGCTCTCACATTCGCAACACTCCTTTCGCGTCCTCTGGTTCATAACCGTTTTTTATCTGAATTCATTTCGGTGAGTATTCGCCTACGTGTTGACTTTGTTTGATATCACACGTCATCACTTCATTAAATGCGACAAGCCATGTGATCCGATggcgtcaaaaaaataaaatcgtaGTTACACGTTTAGTGTTGCCGTCATGGGCGACGTTCGAAGGCTCGTTACGCTTAAATTAGCCCAATTTACGGATTTTCTCTACTTCCATGGTACGTTGTAAACATTGCTACATGACACTACGCCTACATTTTTCACGTGAAAATGCACTTGCAAATAAATCTTGCCTACTGAATTCCGTCGGCCATCTGTTTAGTATTGTAGATTATCGAGCTCGTTCGAGGGCCCAGCTAACCTGTGCTAGCCTCAGCGCATGGTGAGGCCCTCGGGGAGCTAAGGCTAACAGCTAAAGCCATTTATCAGCTAAAGCCAGGTATATTTCATTTCAGGCGTGTAAGAAACATTCGGCTTCTTTCGCCCATATTGATGACAGCTTCGTTATACTTACGTGGAATATCTTAGCTGTTGTTAACATTTAACTGTGTGGGTTTTACACAATAAAAGTACCGTAATTGCACCTGGACACAAAATTGCTCCACTTAACGTTTACAACCCCCGTAAACCTGGTGTCATCTTTTTCCCAAGGTGTCTTTTATGAATAATCAGAAGCAGCAAAAGCCGACGCTAACAGGCCAGCGTTTCAAAACTAGGAAAAGAGGTTGGTGAAGCTTCTATATGCGCTTCACTTGGGTCGTTCTGCTTTCTAACAAGTGCACTTTCTCCCACTTCAGATGAAAAGGAGAGGTTTGACCCTACTCAGTTTCAAGAAAGTATCGTACAAGGCTTGAATCAAACTGGCACTGACTTGGAGGCGGTTGCGAAGTTCCTTGATGCCTCTGGCGCCAAGCTTGACTACCGCCGCTATGCTGAGACACTCTTTGACATCCTGGTGGCTGGTGGAATGCTGGGTATATTTTGTGGTCACGCTCTGAACAATCCTTTTATTGAACTGATATGTTTCTTAATCATATATGTGTTCTCATGCAGCCCCAGGTGGGACTCTGTCTGACGACATGACCCGCACAGAGTTTTGCCTCTTCACGGCACAAGAAGACCTGGAGACGATGCAAGCATATGCTCAGGTAGGCAGGAAGTTTGAATATGAAACTGCAAGTAGGGGTGGAAATTTTTATTTgtctgtattattttttggaagatGTTTCACCTTTTACCCAAAAAGGCTTTTTCAGGGTAAACATTTGTAATGTGAAATCTCCATATTAGTCTCTGTGTGTCTCCTTGAGCACAATAGGGTTGCTTTTGTTGCCAGGTGTGGCTGGTGATTGTCCATCCTTGCATAACAACAGGCCATTCACCTGCCTTAAAACAGCTTATTGTCCACTTTTTCTGTGGATCACCGTTACCCAAATGACTAGGATATTGACACATTTATTCCAAATTGGAGACTTTCCACTGGAATTGAGTGCTTTAACAGAAATATATCAAGATATTCAAAACTTAAATACaatctgtcccctttcattttttttaaagaatgaaataaaaatcttgaattgaattgaaataaaaatagatgGCTCTTCTTGCCAACATGCGAGGCCATTACAATACCTTATGTAATACCTTATGATGCAGCGGCATCTGAAACTTGTACCTCAGATTTTTCCTTGCAActtacaacaaaacaaatatcgACAAAGCAACAGGTCATAACTAGGGTTTAAGTTCCCTATTTAGCACTAACCTTCTTTTTTAACAATTCGTGTTTATAACCATTATTTGCTATGAAAAGTTTCAACTTTGAAAATTCCTGCAAATTTGCAAACTTTTCTGCCTCCCTGATGAGTGCTTACTAAAAATGTCCTCCGAAATATCCCCCCTGCAGGTTTTTAACAAACTGATCAGGCGTTACAAGTACCTGGAGAAGGGTTTTGAGGAGGAAATCAAGAAGGTAAGCACATTTTGAAAAAGCCAAGTTGGTAGCTGATGTATGTTGTAAAAGGTGCATAGTATGGTTTGGACAAATGAGCTTGATTGAGAGCACCCCGCGGTCCGTAATTTTAATACAACCTACAAATCAGCAACGTTTCTGCGGCTTTGTGTAATCATCATTGTATTGTGTGATTCTGCATAGTTGCTGCTGTTTCTGAAAGGGTTCACTGAGTCTGAGCGCAACAAGCTGGCCATGCTCACCGGCATTCTTCTGGCCAATGGCAACATATCAGCCTCCATCCTCAGCAGCCTCTTTAACGAAAACCTTGTCAAAGAGGGTAAGGGGCCGGTGTTCCATGCTGAGCACTTGCTGGTGGAATTGAGCGAGCGTGTAACCGCCGCATTCTGTTCAGGAGTGTCTGCAGCCTTTGCCGTCAAGTTGTTCAAGTCTTGGATCAATGAGAAAGACATCAACTCCGTAGCTGGCAGTCTCCGCAAAGTGGGCATGGACAACAGACTGATGGTAAAATATTTTGTGATGCAAAGATATCTTTCGTTGCATTTTCTGACGCTGATGCCTCTTCCCCAAAGGAACTTTTTCCTGCCAACAAGCGGAGCTgcgagcatttttctaaatacttCACTGACGCCGGGCTGAAGGAGCTGTCCGACTTCGCCCGCAACCAGCAATCCATCGGTGCCCGCAAGGAGCTGCAGAAGGAGCTCCAGGAGCAGATGTCCCGCGGGGACCCACTCAAAGAGGCAAGGCAACCGACCTGGGAGAGACACCTTGCTGGTTGTTCCCTCGGATCAGGTTTAACGACCGTCTCCTGCCACCACAGATCATTGCTTTCACCAGGGAGGAGATGAAAAAGGCCAACCTCTCGGAGCAGGCCATGATCGGCATCATCTGGACTTGTGTGATGAGCTCTGTGGAGTGGAATAAAAAGGAAGAGCTGGTGACCGAACAAGCCATCAAACACTTGAAGGTTTGTCACTCCCTGTGTCCTTTGCCTATTTTGCCTATCTTATCTTGCGCTTGTTCATCAGAGGTGACGTGACTCTCTCTTCTCGACAGCAATACAGCCCTCTGCTGAAGTCCTTCACCTCCCAGGGTCTTTCTGAGCTCAGCCTGCTGCTGAAGATCCAAGAGTACTGCTACGATAACATCCACTTCATGAAAGCCTTTCAGAAGATCGTGGTGCTCCTCTATAAAGGTCTGCGACAAGCACACACCACCACTGCGACTGAACTGTCATGAAGCGCGTGTGTTTTTCTGAAATTAGCTTCCATGAAATGTCCACCATCTGCATCTAGCACCGAAGCATAGAGAATAATTATAAGTTCATATTGTCGCTGTCTGGCCAAATCATTCCATCACCCTACTAAACAGCTCTTTGAGAAATCTAAATGCCACATTGCTCGAGCTATTGATACCTTCTATTATGATGGTAatgatactgtttttttttagcaaaaaaacaaagcaatcaTGCTCAATCGCTATTTTGCTAATTTAATTGGTGTAATGTACAGTAATTGgattaaatggtaaatggggTGGGTTGTGTCTCTGCTGAGAGTTGTGCCCATCAGTCTGGggtagggctgctcaattatggaaaaaaatactaatcacaattattttggcaaaaattgtaatcagttattcaaacaattgtttattttttggtacaaaacaagaaaatgtataaatgtaaaaaacaaatcaaatttttttgaaacactaattatgcattCCTTTTGGGTGAAACAAAGTTtattagttattaaaaaaattgaaaatgtataaatgtaaacaactcaaattattgttgttaataataataataataataataatactaaacaACAATGAGCTGACTTTGCAGTCTCAGGGGCGGAAATGAATGCATGCAAACCTCCGACCCTGATGAGTTTCCTTTCTTCAACAAAGCATTACAGctagcggatttttttttttttttttttttttttttttttttttaaattcacaagACAGGCCTACTGAAATGTATCTAAACTACTGTCACTCATTGTCTAAAAACAAACCCACCCAGACATCAAGACATTTCTCACAGTTGAAGTTCTAACCGAATTAAGATGTGCTCtcaatatttttacaatacataagaagattggttgataatttgtaaaaataacagaCGATGTGGGGACTGACCAACAGTCAGTaaatttgatttgtgaaaaaataccATATGTACGTGTGGCTTAAAAGTGAAGTGTTGAGTGTCTGCTGCTGGAATGCACGAGTGCAGTCAGTGAATGTGGCTGTTGCATGCCAACAGCTTCTGAAATATCCACACTGTCCGTTATTCTCACCTGTTTCCTCGTTGTTATTATTAGGATATGGCTGCAGTGGCCGTGGAAGTCAGCTTTTTCGTTGACAGTTGCACTATGAGTGTGATGCATTACGTTGTCTGTGGTTCAATTATTTGTGGCATCTCAAAAT is a genomic window of Festucalex cinctus isolate MCC-2025b chromosome 2, RoL_Fcin_1.0, whole genome shotgun sequence containing:
- the bzw1a gene encoding eIF5-mimic protein 2-A isoform X2; translation: MNNQKQQKPTLTGQRFKTRKRDEKERFDPTQFQESIVQGLNQTGTDLEAVAKFLDASGAKLDYRRYAETLFDILVAGGMLAPGGTLSDDMTRTEFCLFTAQEDLETMQAYAQVFNKLIRRYKYLEKGFEEEIKKLLLFLKGFTESERNKLAMLTGILLANGNISASILSSLFNENLVKEGVSAAFAVKLFKSWINEKDINSVAGSLRKVGMDNRLMELFPANKRSCEHFSKYFTDAGLKELSDFARNQQSIGARKELQKELQEQMSRGDPLKEIIAFTREEMKKANLSEQAMIGIIWTCVMSSVEWNKKEELVTEQAIKHLKQYSPLLKSFTSQGLSELSLLLKIQEYCYDNIHFMKAFQKIVVLLYKADVLSEEAILKWYSEAHLAKGKSVFLEQMKKFVEWLKNAEEESESDEEEAD
- the bzw1a gene encoding eIF5-mimic protein 2-A isoform X1: MVSFMNNQKQQKPTLTGQRFKTRKRDEKERFDPTQFQESIVQGLNQTGTDLEAVAKFLDASGAKLDYRRYAETLFDILVAGGMLAPGGTLSDDMTRTEFCLFTAQEDLETMQAYAQVFNKLIRRYKYLEKGFEEEIKKLLLFLKGFTESERNKLAMLTGILLANGNISASILSSLFNENLVKEGVSAAFAVKLFKSWINEKDINSVAGSLRKVGMDNRLMELFPANKRSCEHFSKYFTDAGLKELSDFARNQQSIGARKELQKELQEQMSRGDPLKEIIAFTREEMKKANLSEQAMIGIIWTCVMSSVEWNKKEELVTEQAIKHLKQYSPLLKSFTSQGLSELSLLLKIQEYCYDNIHFMKAFQKIVVLLYKADVLSEEAILKWYSEAHLAKGKSVFLEQMKKFVEWLKNAEEESESDEEEAD